In Cicer arietinum cultivar CDC Frontier isolate Library 1 chromosome 7, Cicar.CDCFrontier_v2.0, whole genome shotgun sequence, a single window of DNA contains:
- the LOC101510586 gene encoding protein THYLAKOID ASSEMBLY 8, chloroplastic — MFHLCKPHNTTMASSLHQNPTFLKPQPSLTPKHATTRRNYIPVRCGRPRSQRGPLIKGRFLSIEAIQAIQTLKRINRINPPNQTQLLSNTLTRLIKSDLVATLHELLRQQHCTLALRVFSAVRSEYGADLSLYAEMVQALDKCNMSEDVDRLIEEIEMEGGIRCDEVQRKGILNLIKAVVCAQRRESTVRIYEMMKRSGWGSSVEPDEYVVRVLSNGLKGLGEEELALHIQNEYDRFFKEKFDMFRI; from the coding sequence ATGTTCCATCTCTGTAAACCACACAACACAACAATGGCTTCTTCTCTCCACCAAAACCCCACTTTCCTTAAACCCCAACCCTCTCTAACACCAAAACATGCCACCACGCGCCGTAACTATATTCCAGTACGATGTGGAAGACCGCGTTCCCAACGTGGACCTCTAATAAAAGGCCGATTCCTAAGCATCGAAGCAATCCAAGCCATACAAACTCTAAAACGCATCAACCGAATCAATCCACCGAACCAAACCCAACTCCTTTCCAATACTCTCACTCGTTTAATCAAATCCGACCTAGTCGCCACTCTACATGAGCTTCTACGCCAACAACACTGTACCCTCGCACTTCGTGTCTTCTCCGCCGTCAGATCTGAGTACGGAGCAGATCTATCGCTTTATGCGGAAATGGTGCAGGCGCTTGATAAATGTAATATGTCGGAAGATGTAGACCGTTTGATTGAAGAGATTGAAATGGAGGGTGGGATTCGGTGTGATGAAGTTCAGAGGAAAGggattttgaatttgattaagGCTGTTGTTTGTGCGCAGAGGAGAGAATCGACGGTTAGGATTTATGAGATGATGAAGAGGAGTGGATGGGGATCGAGTGTTGAACCTGATGAGTATGTTGTTAGGGTTTTGAGTAACGGGCTTAAGGGTTTGGGAGAAGAGGAACTTGCTTTACATATTCAAAATGAGTATGATAGATTCTTTAAGGAGAAATTCGATATGTTTCGGATTTAG